A genomic segment from Saimiri boliviensis isolate mSaiBol1 chromosome 14, mSaiBol1.pri, whole genome shotgun sequence encodes:
- the CAMK1G gene encoding calcium/calmodulin-dependent protein kinase type 1G isoform X2, with product MGRKEEDDCSSWKKQTTNIRKTFIFMEVLGSGAFSEVFLVKQRLTGKLFALKCIKKSPAFRDSSLENEIAVLKKIKHENIVTLEDIYESTTHYYLVMQLVSGGELFDRILERGVYTEKDASLVIQQVLSAVKYLHENGIVHRDLKPENLLYLTPEENSKIMITDFGLSKMEQSGVMSTACGTPGYVAPEVLAQKPYSKAVDCWSIGVITYILLCGYPPFYEETESKLFEKIKEGYYEFESPFWDDISESAKDFICHLLEKDPNERYTCEKALSHPWIDGNTALHRDIYPSVSLQIQKNFAKSKWRQAFNAAAVVHHMRKLHMNLHSPGVRPEVENTPPETQASEASRPSSPEITITEAPVLDQSVVLPALTRLPCQRGRRPPAPGGRSLNCLVNGSLRISSSLVPMHQGSLAAGPCGCCSSCLNIGSKEKSSYCSEPTLLKKANKKQNFKSEVMVPVKTSGSSHCRAGQTGVCLIM from the exons ATGGGTCGAAAGGAAGAAGATGACTGCAGTTCCTGGAAGAAACAAACCACCAACATCCGGAAAACCTTCATTTTTATGGAAGTGCTGGGATC AGGAGCTTTCTCAGAAGTTTTCCTGGTGAAGCAAAGACTAACAGGGAAGCTCTTTGCCCTGAAGTGCATCAAGAAGTCACCTGCCTTCCGAGACAGCAGCCTGGAGAATGAGATTGCTGTGTTGAAAAA gaTCAAGCATGAAAACATTGTGACCCTGGAGGACATCTATGAGAGCACCACGCACTACTACCTGGTCATGCAGCT TGTATCCGGTGGGGAGCTCTTTGACCGGATCCTGGAGCGGGGTGTCTACACAGAGAAGGATGCCAGTCTGGTGATCCAGCAGGTCTTGTCGGCAGTGAAATACCTCCATGAGAATGGCATCGTCCACAGAGACTTAAAG CCAGAAAACCTGCTGTACCTCACCCCTGAAGAGAACTCGAAGATCATGATCACTGACTTTGGTCTGTCCAAGATGGAACAGAGTGGCGTCATGTCTACTGCCTGTGGGACCCCAGGCTATGTGG CTCCGGAAGTGCTGGCCCAGAAACCCTACAGCAAGGCTGTGGACTGCTGGTCCATCGGCGTCATCACCTACATATT GCTCTGTGGATACCCCCCATTCTATGAAGAAACGGAGTCTAAGCTTTTCGAGAAGATCAAGGAGGGCTACTATGAGTTTGAGTCTCCGTTCTGGGATGACATTTCTGAGTCAG CCAAGGACTTTATTTGCCACTTGCTTGAGAAGGATCCGAATGAGCGGTACACCTGTGAGAAGGCCTTGAGTCACCCCTG GATTGATGGGAACACAGCCCTCCACCGGGACATCTATCCGTCAGTCAGCCTCCAGATTCAGAAGAACTTTGCTAAGAGCAAGTGGAGG CAAGCCTTCAACGCAGCAGCTGTGGTGCACCACATGAGGAAGCTACATATGAACCTGCACAGCCCGGGTGTCCGCCCAGAGGTAGAGAACACGCCACCTGAAACGCAAGCCTCAGAAGCCTCTAGACCCAGCTCCCCTGAGATCACCATCACTGAGGCACCTGTCCTGGACCAGAGCGTAGTGCTCCCTGCTCTGACCCGATTGCCCTGCCAGCGTGGCCGCCGGCCCCCTGCCCCGGGTGGCAGGTCCCTCAACTGCCTGGTCAATGGCTCCCTCCGCATCAGCAGCAGCCTGGTGCCCATGCATCAGGGGTCCCTGGCCGCTGGGCCCTGTGGCTGCTGCTCCAGCTGCCTGAACATTGGGAGCAAAGAGAAGTCCTCCTACTGCTCTGAGCCCACACTCCTCAAAAAGGCCAACAAAAAACA GAACTTCAAATCGGAGGTCATGGTACCAGTTAAAACCAGCGGCAGCTCCCACTGCCGGGCAGGGCAGACTGGAGTCTGTCTCATCATGTGA
- the CAMK1G gene encoding calcium/calmodulin-dependent protein kinase type 1G isoform X1 — MRKISEKSQESQADSALASSEASTLEAMGRKEEDDCSSWKKQTTNIRKTFIFMEVLGSGAFSEVFLVKQRLTGKLFALKCIKKSPAFRDSSLENEIAVLKKIKHENIVTLEDIYESTTHYYLVMQLVSGGELFDRILERGVYTEKDASLVIQQVLSAVKYLHENGIVHRDLKPENLLYLTPEENSKIMITDFGLSKMEQSGVMSTACGTPGYVAPEVLAQKPYSKAVDCWSIGVITYILLCGYPPFYEETESKLFEKIKEGYYEFESPFWDDISESAKDFICHLLEKDPNERYTCEKALSHPWIDGNTALHRDIYPSVSLQIQKNFAKSKWRQAFNAAAVVHHMRKLHMNLHSPGVRPEVENTPPETQASEASRPSSPEITITEAPVLDQSVVLPALTRLPCQRGRRPPAPGGRSLNCLVNGSLRISSSLVPMHQGSLAAGPCGCCSSCLNIGSKEKSSYCSEPTLLKKANKKQNFKSEVMVPVKTSGSSHCRAGQTGVCLIM; from the exons ATGAGGAAAATCTCTGAGAAGAGTCAAGAGAGTCAAGCAGATTCTGCCTTAG CATCCTCAGAAGCTTCAACTCTGGAGGCGATGGGTCGAAAGGAAGAAGATGACTGCAGTTCCTGGAAGAAACAAACCACCAACATCCGGAAAACCTTCATTTTTATGGAAGTGCTGGGATC AGGAGCTTTCTCAGAAGTTTTCCTGGTGAAGCAAAGACTAACAGGGAAGCTCTTTGCCCTGAAGTGCATCAAGAAGTCACCTGCCTTCCGAGACAGCAGCCTGGAGAATGAGATTGCTGTGTTGAAAAA gaTCAAGCATGAAAACATTGTGACCCTGGAGGACATCTATGAGAGCACCACGCACTACTACCTGGTCATGCAGCT TGTATCCGGTGGGGAGCTCTTTGACCGGATCCTGGAGCGGGGTGTCTACACAGAGAAGGATGCCAGTCTGGTGATCCAGCAGGTCTTGTCGGCAGTGAAATACCTCCATGAGAATGGCATCGTCCACAGAGACTTAAAG CCAGAAAACCTGCTGTACCTCACCCCTGAAGAGAACTCGAAGATCATGATCACTGACTTTGGTCTGTCCAAGATGGAACAGAGTGGCGTCATGTCTACTGCCTGTGGGACCCCAGGCTATGTGG CTCCGGAAGTGCTGGCCCAGAAACCCTACAGCAAGGCTGTGGACTGCTGGTCCATCGGCGTCATCACCTACATATT GCTCTGTGGATACCCCCCATTCTATGAAGAAACGGAGTCTAAGCTTTTCGAGAAGATCAAGGAGGGCTACTATGAGTTTGAGTCTCCGTTCTGGGATGACATTTCTGAGTCAG CCAAGGACTTTATTTGCCACTTGCTTGAGAAGGATCCGAATGAGCGGTACACCTGTGAGAAGGCCTTGAGTCACCCCTG GATTGATGGGAACACAGCCCTCCACCGGGACATCTATCCGTCAGTCAGCCTCCAGATTCAGAAGAACTTTGCTAAGAGCAAGTGGAGG CAAGCCTTCAACGCAGCAGCTGTGGTGCACCACATGAGGAAGCTACATATGAACCTGCACAGCCCGGGTGTCCGCCCAGAGGTAGAGAACACGCCACCTGAAACGCAAGCCTCAGAAGCCTCTAGACCCAGCTCCCCTGAGATCACCATCACTGAGGCACCTGTCCTGGACCAGAGCGTAGTGCTCCCTGCTCTGACCCGATTGCCCTGCCAGCGTGGCCGCCGGCCCCCTGCCCCGGGTGGCAGGTCCCTCAACTGCCTGGTCAATGGCTCCCTCCGCATCAGCAGCAGCCTGGTGCCCATGCATCAGGGGTCCCTGGCCGCTGGGCCCTGTGGCTGCTGCTCCAGCTGCCTGAACATTGGGAGCAAAGAGAAGTCCTCCTACTGCTCTGAGCCCACACTCCTCAAAAAGGCCAACAAAAAACA GAACTTCAAATCGGAGGTCATGGTACCAGTTAAAACCAGCGGCAGCTCCCACTGCCGGGCAGGGCAGACTGGAGTCTGTCTCATCATGTGA